One window of the Triticum dicoccoides isolate Atlit2015 ecotype Zavitan chromosome 3B, WEW_v2.0, whole genome shotgun sequence genome contains the following:
- the LOC119278565 gene encoding lichenase-2-like isoform X2, translated as MSANNLPPASTVVGMLRDNGFNSVRLYAPDSDALTALAGTGIGVIVGAPNYVLPELASSASAASAWVRANIAAHPDVSFRYITVGNEVAGSDTQYLVPAMENVHGALAAAGLGDAVKVTTAISQATIAVHVPPSAGEFADESKPFLLPVLQFLERTGAPLLANLYPYFVYTYKAAGDMDVGFMLFTAPGTVVQDGEYGYQNMFDASVDAVHAAVERLGVSGVDVVVSETGWPSAGGEEASVENARTYNQNLMGHVGKGTPRRPWKVETYVFSMFNENLKEAGVEQNWGLFYPSTDKVYPITFGK; from the coding sequence ATGAGCGCCAACAACCTGCCGCCGGCGAGCACCGTCGTCGGCATGCTCCGGGACAACGGCTTCAACTCGGTGCGTCTCTATGCACCGGACAGCGACGCGCTGACGGCACTTGCCGGCACCGGCATCGGCGTCATCGTCGGCGCGCCCAACTACGTGCTACCCGAGCTGGCCTCCAGCGCGTCCGCGGCTTCGGCGTGGGTCCGCGCCAATATCGCGGCACACCCAGATGTCTCCTTCCGGTACATCACCGTGGGCAACGAGGTGGCCGGCAGCGACACGCAGTACCTCGTCCCGGCCATGGAGAACGTGCACGGCGCGCTGGCCGCGGCCGGGCTGGGCGATGCCGTCAAGGTCACGACGGCGATATCGCAGGCCACCATCGCCGTGCACGTGCCGCCGTCAGCCGGTGAGTTCGCCGACGAGTCCAAGCCGTTCCTGCTCCCCGTGCTGCAGTTCCTGGAGCGCACCGGCGCACCGCTCCTTGCGAACCTGTACCCGTACTTCGTCTACACGTACAAGGCGGCCGGCGACATGGACGTCGGCTTCATGCTGTTCACGGCGCCGGGGACGGTGGTGCAGGACGGAGAGTACGGGTACCAGAACATGTTCGACGCCAGTGTCGACGCGGTGCATGCGGCGGTGGAGCGGCTCGGGGTGAGCGGCGTGGACGTGGTGGTGTCGGAGACCGGGTGGCCGTCGGCGGGTGGCGAGGAGGCGTCGGTGGAGAACGCGAGGACGTACAACCAGAACCTGATGGGCCACGTGGGGAAGGGCACGCCGCGGCGGCCGTGGAAGGTGGAGACGTACGTGTTCTCCATGTTCAACGAGAACCTCAAAGAGGCTGGCGTGGAGCAGAACTGGGGGTTGTTCTACCCCAGCACCGATAAGGTTTACCCCATCACCTTCGGCAAGTGA
- the LOC119278565 gene encoding lichenase-2-like isoform X1, with protein MLHMALLLGLVFASILTRAASVGVCYGMSANNLPPASTVVGMLRDNGFNSVRLYAPDSDALTALAGTGIGVIVGAPNYVLPELASSASAASAWVRANIAAHPDVSFRYITVGNEVAGSDTQYLVPAMENVHGALAAAGLGDAVKVTTAISQATIAVHVPPSAGEFADESKPFLLPVLQFLERTGAPLLANLYPYFVYTYKAAGDMDVGFMLFTAPGTVVQDGEYGYQNMFDASVDAVHAAVERLGVSGVDVVVSETGWPSAGGEEASVENARTYNQNLMGHVGKGTPRRPWKVETYVFSMFNENLKEAGVEQNWGLFYPSTDKVYPITFGK; from the coding sequence GAGCGGCGTCGGTGGGCGTGTGCTACGGCATGAGCGCCAACAACCTGCCGCCGGCGAGCACCGTCGTCGGCATGCTCCGGGACAACGGCTTCAACTCGGTGCGTCTCTATGCACCGGACAGCGACGCGCTGACGGCACTTGCCGGCACCGGCATCGGCGTCATCGTCGGCGCGCCCAACTACGTGCTACCCGAGCTGGCCTCCAGCGCGTCCGCGGCTTCGGCGTGGGTCCGCGCCAATATCGCGGCACACCCAGATGTCTCCTTCCGGTACATCACCGTGGGCAACGAGGTGGCCGGCAGCGACACGCAGTACCTCGTCCCGGCCATGGAGAACGTGCACGGCGCGCTGGCCGCGGCCGGGCTGGGCGATGCCGTCAAGGTCACGACGGCGATATCGCAGGCCACCATCGCCGTGCACGTGCCGCCGTCAGCCGGTGAGTTCGCCGACGAGTCCAAGCCGTTCCTGCTCCCCGTGCTGCAGTTCCTGGAGCGCACCGGCGCACCGCTCCTTGCGAACCTGTACCCGTACTTCGTCTACACGTACAAGGCGGCCGGCGACATGGACGTCGGCTTCATGCTGTTCACGGCGCCGGGGACGGTGGTGCAGGACGGAGAGTACGGGTACCAGAACATGTTCGACGCCAGTGTCGACGCGGTGCATGCGGCGGTGGAGCGGCTCGGGGTGAGCGGCGTGGACGTGGTGGTGTCGGAGACCGGGTGGCCGTCGGCGGGTGGCGAGGAGGCGTCGGTGGAGAACGCGAGGACGTACAACCAGAACCTGATGGGCCACGTGGGGAAGGGCACGCCGCGGCGGCCGTGGAAGGTGGAGACGTACGTGTTCTCCATGTTCAACGAGAACCTCAAAGAGGCTGGCGTGGAGCAGAACTGGGGGTTGTTCTACCCCAGCACCGATAAGGTTTACCCCATCACCTTCGGCAAGTGA